One Arvicanthis niloticus isolate mArvNil1 chromosome 13, mArvNil1.pat.X, whole genome shotgun sequence genomic window carries:
- the LOC117719224 gene encoding olfactory receptor 8S1-like isoform X1: MRAATSSKRSQENESSKVASPAACVSPSLALSSHPPRTQRTCHPQMAWSNHSIISEFILTGLSDDPLIQALFFALFLGVYILTMTGNLTLLVVITADSHLHTPMYFFLSNLSFLDLCFSSVTVPKLLKDLLSAKKSISVEGCLAQVFFVFITAGTEAFLLSMMAYDRYAAVCHPLLYGQMMTSELCLKLVLLSWGLASLSSVVIVLLAVNLDFCEAYTIHHYTCELPSLFPLSCSDISVNVDILICSTLLHGLGTFLPIFFSYARIVSTVLSMKSTTGRSKAFNTCSSHLIAVVLFFGSGLVRYLMPTSGSTLDLLSSLQYSAVTPMLNPLIYSLKNQEVKAAVKRTLGKCLRYLE; this comes from the exons AATCCTCAAAAGTAGCTTCTCCAGCTGCCTGTGTCTCCCCATCATTGGCTCTGAGCTCCCATCCTCCCCGAACACAGAG GACGTGCCATCCACAAATGGCCTGGAGCAACCACAGCATCATCTCAGAGTTCATTCTCACTGGGCTCTCTGACGACCCTCTAATCCAGGCTCTATTTTTCGCGTTGTTCCTGGGGGTTTACATCCTCACCATGACCGGGAACCTGACGCTGCTGGTGGTGATCACGGCTGactcccacctccacactccCATGTACTTTTTCTTGAGCAACCTGTCGTTCCTGGATCTCTGCTTCTCATCCGTCACGGTACCGAAGCTGCTGAAGGATCTCCTGTCTGCGAAGAAAAGCATCTCTGTAGAGGGCTGCCTGGCTCAGGTCTTCTTCGTGTTCATCACTGCGGGAACTGAAGCCTTTCTTCTGTCCATGATGGCGTATGACCGCTACGCTGCTGTGTGCCACCCACTGCTCTATGGGCAGATGATGACCAGCGAACTCTGTCTGAAGCTGGTTCTGCTCTCATGGGGCCTGGCCTCTCTCAGTTCAGTAGTCATTGTGCTCTTGGCTGTGAACCTGGACTTCTGCGAGGCCTACACCATACACCACTACACGTGTGAGctaccctctctctttcctctgtcttgcTCTGATATCTCTGTCAACGTCGACATCTTGATCTGCTCCACCTTGCTGCATGGGCTGGGAACCTTTCTCCCAATCTTCTTTTCTTATGCCCGCATTGTATCCACCGTGCTGAGCATGAAATCCACCACGGGGAGAAGCAAGGCGTTTAACACCTGCTCTTCTCACCTCATAGCCGTGGTCTTGTTTTTTGGGTCGGGCTTGGTTCGTTATCTTATGCCCACGTCTGGCTCTACTCTCGATTTGCTCTCTTCTTTGCAGTACAGTGCAGTCACACCCATGCTGAATCCCCTCATCTATAGCCTGAAGAACCAGGAGGTAAAGGCGGCTGTGAAAAGGACATTAGGGAAGTGCCTGCGATACTTGGAGTGA
- the Lalba gene encoding alpha-lactalbumin, which translates to MVRFVPLFLVCISLPAFQATELTKCEVSHAIKGIEGYQGITLLEWACVLFHTSGYDTQAIVKNNDSTEYGLFQISNRFWCKSSEFPESENICGISCDKFLDDNFEDDIACAKKILAIKGIDNWKAYKPMCSEKLEQWRCEKP; encoded by the exons ATGGTGCGATTTGTTCCTTTGTTCCTGGTGTGTATTTCATTGCCGGCCTTTCAAGCCACAGAGCTTACAAAATGTGAGGTGTCCCACGCCATTAAAGGCATAGAGGGCTATCAAGGCATCACTTTGCTTGAAT GGGCCTGTGTTTTATTTCATACCAGTGGCTATGACACACAAGCTATTGTCAAAAACAATGACAGCACAGAGTATGGACTTTTCCAGATCAGTAACAGATTTTGGTGCAAGAGTAGCGAGTTTCCTGAGTCGGAGAACATCTGTGGCATCTCTTGCGACA AGTTCCTGGATGATAACTTTGAAGATGACATAGCGTGTGCCAAGAAGATCCTGGCTATCAAAGGAATCGACAACTG GAAAGCCTACAAGCCCATGTGCTCCGAAAAGCTCGAACAGTGGCGCTGTGAGAAGCCGTGA
- the LOC117719224 gene encoding olfactory receptor 8S1-like isoform X2 codes for MAWSNHSIISEFILTGLSDDPLIQALFFALFLGVYILTMTGNLTLLVVITADSHLHTPMYFFLSNLSFLDLCFSSVTVPKLLKDLLSAKKSISVEGCLAQVFFVFITAGTEAFLLSMMAYDRYAAVCHPLLYGQMMTSELCLKLVLLSWGLASLSSVVIVLLAVNLDFCEAYTIHHYTCELPSLFPLSCSDISVNVDILICSTLLHGLGTFLPIFFSYARIVSTVLSMKSTTGRSKAFNTCSSHLIAVVLFFGSGLVRYLMPTSGSTLDLLSSLQYSAVTPMLNPLIYSLKNQEVKAAVKRTLGKCLRYLE; via the coding sequence ATGGCCTGGAGCAACCACAGCATCATCTCAGAGTTCATTCTCACTGGGCTCTCTGACGACCCTCTAATCCAGGCTCTATTTTTCGCGTTGTTCCTGGGGGTTTACATCCTCACCATGACCGGGAACCTGACGCTGCTGGTGGTGATCACGGCTGactcccacctccacactccCATGTACTTTTTCTTGAGCAACCTGTCGTTCCTGGATCTCTGCTTCTCATCCGTCACGGTACCGAAGCTGCTGAAGGATCTCCTGTCTGCGAAGAAAAGCATCTCTGTAGAGGGCTGCCTGGCTCAGGTCTTCTTCGTGTTCATCACTGCGGGAACTGAAGCCTTTCTTCTGTCCATGATGGCGTATGACCGCTACGCTGCTGTGTGCCACCCACTGCTCTATGGGCAGATGATGACCAGCGAACTCTGTCTGAAGCTGGTTCTGCTCTCATGGGGCCTGGCCTCTCTCAGTTCAGTAGTCATTGTGCTCTTGGCTGTGAACCTGGACTTCTGCGAGGCCTACACCATACACCACTACACGTGTGAGctaccctctctctttcctctgtcttgcTCTGATATCTCTGTCAACGTCGACATCTTGATCTGCTCCACCTTGCTGCATGGGCTGGGAACCTTTCTCCCAATCTTCTTTTCTTATGCCCGCATTGTATCCACCGTGCTGAGCATGAAATCCACCACGGGGAGAAGCAAGGCGTTTAACACCTGCTCTTCTCACCTCATAGCCGTGGTCTTGTTTTTTGGGTCGGGCTTGGTTCGTTATCTTATGCCCACGTCTGGCTCTACTCTCGATTTGCTCTCTTCTTTGCAGTACAGTGCAGTCACACCCATGCTGAATCCCCTCATCTATAGCCTGAAGAACCAGGAGGTAAAGGCGGCTGTGAAAAGGACATTAGGGAAGTGCCTGCGATACTTGGAGTGA
- the Or5bs1 gene encoding olfactory receptor 5BS1: protein MEVRNVTEFVLLGLTSNPWSQVLLFVLFLVVYLLTLVGNLVMLMLTSTDAHLRTPMYFFLRYLSFTDAFYSSVIVPKLLRNLISEWKTISFLGCFIQIALVIFSGATEACLLSAMAYDRFQAVCHPLLYVVTMNGKVCSGMVAISGAIGMSVSLVNTLLLAQENFCGPNLIHNFACELPPVLSLVCSDPHTTIASILTTLVILGFGSLVLLLGSYSRIIKTALSVNSATGRSKIFSTCSSHFLVVTIFYGSGVFRYMTPASGSALEQVLSLQYSVVTPLLNPLIYSLKNKDVKAALRRMLSRKSRLTL, encoded by the exons ATGGAAGTTAGAAATGTCACCGAGTTTGTGCTCCTGGGACTAACGAGCAACCCTTGGAGTCAGGTGCTGCTCTTTGTACTGTTCTTGGTGGTTTACCTCTTGACCCTCGTGGGGAACctggtgatgctgatgctgaccAGCACTGACGCCCACCTTCGTacacccatgtacttcttcctaaGATACCTCTCCTTCACGGACGCTTTCTACTCTTCAGTCATTGTGCCCAAGTTGCTGAGGAACCTTATTTCTGAGTGGAAAACCATATCCTTCCTTGGGTGTTTCATTCAGATCGCCCTGGTCATATTTTCTGGGGCCACCGAAGCCTGCCTCCTTTCCGCCATGGCCTATGACCGTTTCCAGGCTGTGTGCCACCCGCTGTTGTATGTGGTCACTATGAATGGAAAGGTATGTTCTGGGATGGTGGCTATATCCGGGGCCATAGGAATGAGTGTCAGCCTGGTTAACACTCTCCTGCTAGCTCAGGAGAACTTCTGTGGCCCGAACCTCATCCACAATTTTGCCTGTGAGCTTCCTCCGGTGCTCTCGTTGGTCTGCTCTGACCCCCACACTACTATTGCCTCCATCCTGACCACCTTGGTGATCTTGGGTTTTGGTTCACTTGTCCTCCTGCTGGGATCCTACAGCCGTATAATCAAGACGGCCCTGAGCGTCAACTCGGCCACAGGTCGGAGCAAGATCTTCTCCACATGTTCTTCCCATTTCCTTGTGGTTACCATCTTTTATGGTTCAGGAGTGTTCAG GTACATGACTCCAGCATCCGGCTCAGCCTTGGAGCAAGTGTTGTCTTTGCAGTACAGTGTGGTGACCCCGCTGCTAAATCCACTTATCTACAGCCTGAAAAACAAGGACGTCAAGGCGGCTCTGAGGAGGATGCTGAGCAGGAAGTCCAGACTGACCTTGTAG